From Nicotiana tabacum cultivar K326 chromosome 15, ASM71507v2, whole genome shotgun sequence, the proteins below share one genomic window:
- the LOC107808319 gene encoding putative pectinesterase 67 yields the protein MNINVAIWAIFLVIFFICLDFVHGLSVKNVIDSPLLTEKIDTNRTIIVDVNGQGNFKSVQAAINSVPDGNSDWIIIHVRKGTYREKVHVPLKKPYIFMRGNGKGRTSIVWAESSTDNSKSATFRVEAPNFVAFGISFKNQALNGVTSTSQNKSSVAALVGADKVAFYHCAFLSSHNTLFDYKGRHYYDDCYIQGSIDFIFGRGQSLFHSCEIFVIADRRVEIHGSVTAQSRYSAKENSGFVFVEGKVYGIGGVYLGRAKGAYSRVIFAHTYLSKTIVPQGWTNWSSPGSTKNLYHAEYKCYGPGSGTEGRAPWSKQLNDKEAMPFLSVDFIQGKEWLPAWL from the exons ATGAATATTAACGTTGCAATTTGGGCCATTTTCCTTGTTATATTTTTCATTTGCTTGGATTTTGTTCATGGTTTGTCTGTGAAAAATGTGATTGATTCTCCTCTTTTGACAGAGAAGATTGACACCAATCGTACAATAATAGTAGATGTTAATGGCCAAGGGAATTTTAAATCTGTTCAAGCTGCAATTAATTCAGTTCCAGATGGGAATTCTGATTGGATTATTATCCATGTCAGAAAAGGGACCTATAG AGAAAAAGTTCATGTACCTCTAAAGAAGCCATACATTTTCATGAGAGGCAATGGAAAAGGAAGAACATCCATAGTATGGGCAGAAAGTTCCACAGACAACTCCAAGTCTGCTACTTTCAGAGTTGAAGCTCCTAATTTCGTTGCCTTTGGCATTAGCTTCAAG AATCAAGCACTTAATGGTGTAACTTCTACCTCACAAAACAAGTCATCAGTAGCAGCTTTGGTGGGAGCAGACAAAGTTGCCTTCTATCATTGTGCATTTTTGAGTTCTCACAACACTCTCTTTGACTATAAAGGCAGACACTATTATGATGATTGTTACATTCAAGGTTCCATAGACTTCATTTTTGGCCGTGGCCAATCTTTATTTCAT AGCTGTGAGATATTTGTAATTGCAGATAGAAGAGTAGAGATTCATGGTTCTGTGACAGCACAAAGTAGATATAGTGCCAAAGAAAACAGTGGTTTTGTGTTTGTAGAAGGAAAAGTATATGGAATTGGAGGTGTGTACTTAGGAAGAGCCAAAGGGGCTTATTCCAGGGTCATTTTTGCACATACTTATTTGTCTAAGACAATTGTACCTCAAGGTTGGACTAATTGGAGCTCTCCAGGATCAACAAA GAATTTATATCATGCTGAATACAAGTGCTATGGACCAGGGTCTGGTACAGAAGGTCGTGCCCCATGGTCAAAGCAACTGAATGACAAAGAAGCCATGCCATTCCTCTCCGTAGATTTCATCCAAGGCAAGGAATGGCTTCCAGCTTGGCTTTAA
- the LOC107808318 gene encoding putative ubiquitin-conjugating enzyme E2 39: protein MASASGEGQKIQFPHFDVVSDESDHYYLKTNQSKKAKNSFKDANTSTCRSIMKEWKILEKNLPESIYVRAYELRMDLLRAVIIGAPGTPYHDGLFFFDIVFPSDYPRHPPKVYYLSRGYHMNPNLYTNGTVCLSLINTWNGSNQEMWTPTKSSILQLLVSIQGLVLNSKPYFNEPGHEKYNTSESWKNTSLAYNEKVFILSCKTILCHIRTPPKNFEAFVYEHFRERCEFILAAVNAYSDGKAIVGYYQGDNQTSSRVNVSAEFQRNSKKMYADLQKAFKKFSISSPNQVEIKPKEPAKKKKRKNEENSSGLKPKVAKEKPKGGIMQKVVGFIKHIFE, encoded by the exons ATGGCTTCTGCTTCAG GTGAGGGGCAAAAGATCCAGTTCCCACATTTTGATGTAGTTTCAGATGAATCAGACCACTACTACCTCAAAACAAACCAATCCAAAAAGGCAAAAAATAGTTTCAAAGATGCAAACACTTCTACCTGCAGAAGCATTATGAAAGAATGGAAAATCCTTGAGAAAAATCTCCCTGAATCCATTTATGTTCGCGCTTATGAGTTGCGAATGGATCTGCTTCGAGCAGTGATTATCGGTGCTCCTGGAACTCCTTACCACGACGGACTCTTCTTCTTTGATATCGTGTTTCCTTCAGATTACCCGAGACATCCTCCCAAAGTTTACTATCTGTCTCGCGGCTATCATATGAATCCTAATCTTTATACTAATGGAACAGTTTGTTTGAGTCTTATTAATACTTGGAATGGTAGCAATCAGGAAATGTGGACACCtacaaaatcatcaatccttCAGCTTCTCGTTTCGATTCAGGGGCTAGTACTCAAttccaaaccttacttcaacGAGCCTGGACACGAAAAATATAACACGTCTGAGAGTTGGAAGAATACTTCTTTAGCTTACAATGAGAAAGTGTTCATTTTGTCTTGCAAGACAATTTTATGTCATATTCGTACGCCTCCAAAGAATTTTGAAGCCTTTGTCTATGAGCATTTTCGCGAACGCTGTGAATTCATATTGGCAGCTGTTAATGCTTATAGTGATGGCAAAGCAATTGTTGGTTATTATCAAGGAGATAACCAGACATCGTCTCGAGTTAATGTGTCTGCTGAGTTTCAGAGAAATTCAAAGAAAATGTATGCTGATTTACAAAAAGCTTTCAAGAAGTTTAGTATTTCAAGTCCAAATCAGGTGGAGATCAAACCAAAGGAACCAgctaagaagaagaaaaggaaaaatgaagaaaactcaAGTGGTCTAAAGCCAAAAGTAGCAAAGGAAAAACCTAAAGGTGGAATTATGCAGAAAGTAGTAGGCTTTATAAAGCACATTTTTGAATGA
- the LOC107808317 gene encoding scarecrow-like protein 18, whose protein sequence is MEPAQEISWFSTGIVLNQEGEEDITSKKELPSNANFVTFDDWYFDVENETKNALYVTPENLIHNKKARASLISSLNILKDFGNGFRKLKGQKITIQTSEIECANDGKLSTDAILRLGGQNFIQSFESSVSSSVDHAFVSSLLSLSEKDSRNVELVECLLSCAEKVEQKQYDRAIKLLNECDKLSSKTGNPVQRLVYYFSRALRERVDKEIGKNSTKSLEIYGMRDLQEALRSINQCTIAVQDMPLCQVIKFAGIQAIVENVRNSKKIHIIDLEIKMGVQWTILIQALVTHQQESQSPFEYLKITALGNTQSRIKLEETGKRLMRFAESLNLLFYFKSVITEDILDLKKEDLDIDPEETIAVYAQHFLTNMIMKQEKLDFLMRFIKGINPRVMVIAEVEANHNSPIFVNRFIEALFYHGAFFDLFEDCMKNNESNRTTMESEFMWQGIRNIVAAEGEERTIRHVTIELWREYFKRFGMEEMKLSNSSLYQAKMVLEKFSTGNSFTLEMNGNFLVIGWKKTPLISLSAWKFRKRSNSHGTYFFTL, encoded by the coding sequence ATGGAACCAGCCCAAGAAATCAGCTGGTTCTCCACAGGTATTGTATTGAATCAAGAAGGTGAAGAAGACATAACAAGTAAGAAAGAACTTCCTTCTAATGCAAATTTTGTTACATTTGAtgattggtattttgatgttgaaaACGAAACAAAAAATGCTCTTTATGTCACACCAGAGAATTTAATACATAACAAGAAGGCAAGAGCTTCGTTGATTTCTTCACTGAACATATTGAAAGACTTTGGAAATGGATTCAGAAAATTAAAGGGGCAAAAAATCACTATCCAAACTAGTGAAATTGAATGTGCAAATGATGGTAAATTGTCTACTGATGCAATTCTTCGTTTAGGCGGACAAAATTTTATTCAATCTTTTGAatcttcagtttcttcttcagTTGATCATGCATTTGTTAGTTCCTTGTTAAGTCTATCAGAGAAAGATTCTAGAAATGTTGAACTCGTCGAATGCCTTTTATCTTGCGCGGAGAAAGTGGAGCAAAAGCAATATGATCGCGCGATTAAGCTTTTAAATGAATGTGACAAGTTAAGTTCCAAAACAGGAAATCCTGTTCAAAGACTTGTTTACTATTTTTCTCGTGCTCTACGTGAACGCGTTGATAAGGAAATCGGGAAAAATAGCACGAAAAGTTTGGAGATATATGGAATGCGAGATCTTCAGGAGGCGTTAAGGAGTATAAATCAGTGTACGATTGCTGTTCAGGATATGCCTCTTTGTCAAGTGATAAAATTTGCTGGAATTCAAGCTATAGTAGAAAATGTAAGAAACTCGAAAAAGATTCATATAATTGATCTTGAAATTAAAATGGGGGTACAATGGACAATCTTGATACAAGCACTTGTAACTCATCAACAAGAATCTCAATCTCCCTTTGAATATCTCAAAATAACTGCTTTAGGAAATACTCAATCGAGGATTAAACTCGAGGAGACAGGTAAACGTCTAATGAGGTTTGCTGAGTCTTTAAACTTACTATTTTATTTCAAGAGCGTTATAACAGAAGATATCTTGGATCTCAAGAAAGAAGACCTAGATATAGATCCTGAGGAAACGATTGCAGTTTACGCGCAACATTTTCTGACTAACATGATAATGAAACAAGAAAAACTTGATTTCTTGATGAGATTTATTAAAGGTATAAATCCGCGTGTAATGGTCATTGCTGAAGTTGAGGCAAATCATAACTCTCCAATTTTTGTTAACCGTTTTATTGAAGCTTTATTCTATCACGGTGCTTTCTTCGATTTATTTGAAGATTGTATGAAAAATAATGAGTCAAACAGAACGACTATGGAATCAGAGTTTATGTGGCAAGGAATAAGGAATATTGTAGCAGCTGAAGGAGAGGAAAGGACTATTAGACATGTAACGATTGAATTATGGAGAGAGTATTTTAAGCGATTTGGAATGGAGGAAATGAAGTTGAGTAATTCGTCGTTGTATCAAGCGAAAATGGTGCTCGAAAAATTCAGTACTGGGAATTCTTT